The proteins below are encoded in one region of Desulfovibrio sp. JC022:
- a CDS encoding methyl-accepting chemotaxis protein, giving the protein MLKNLGVTTKITAGFGLILILLAITAGQGVLKLTDSSDGFTQYRKLARQTNLTGRIQANLLLTRMGAITYMNSGTAASLKQYHEKISKLQEFIRAAEKDMNSSERNGLVKEIKHEVDTYQSTFNQYLSAKEKEKESIKNAGKNGKILVEGLGTLLQNANEREDSFLIAMVQKSRAALFEARLINSIYIFKSQQKTDAEKAISLLVEFEKSIGDIQNVLYSPSDLGLINELNENNKQYVLHTKKIIEANMGQVAAKQKLDSLGPLTAQHIEDLKLSIMEEQDELGPEMQTTIAAAVDNMTVMSALTLLAGAVLAFFIARSITVPLAKARTFVQELSNGNLSCDMGVDQKDEVGMICKDMAKVGTTLNSVMSEIDTTITGIEEGKIDSQADNSGFRGSYADLIDRTNLAMNVMRSFIDAVPMPVMTIDREMNVLFMNKPGTELLGTSLDKLKKSKCSNALNTADCGTEKCACSKSFTSRKAETGSTTLDTPSGKLDMDYFGVPIEKDGNVVGAIEVILDQTAVREAQRKMQDVAERTQAISEQLSSASEELAAQVEQISNGSEIQHERITETATAMEQMNSTILEVARSASSASGKSIEAKQQAEEGAQIVSQSVRSITEVSTIADDLRSSMENLGKQTESIGTVMDVISDIADQTNLLALNAAIEAARAGEAGRGFAVVADEVRKLAEKTMSATHEVGSNVESIQQAMRTNMREVENAVSAVEQTTELAARSGSSLDAIVSTVEYSASQVEGIATASEEQSSASEQINSAISEINNITRETSDGIRQSAQAIQELAAMSGELTDLISELRSA; this is encoded by the coding sequence ATGCTTAAAAATTTAGGAGTAACAACTAAAATAACTGCGGGATTCGGGCTGATCCTGATTCTGCTTGCAATAACTGCGGGACAGGGAGTTTTAAAGCTGACCGACAGCTCGGACGGGTTCACGCAATACCGGAAACTGGCGCGCCAGACAAACCTTACCGGACGCATTCAAGCCAACCTCCTGCTGACTCGCATGGGCGCAATCACCTATATGAATTCCGGGACAGCTGCCTCCCTGAAGCAATACCATGAAAAAATATCCAAACTTCAGGAGTTCATCCGGGCTGCGGAAAAAGACATGAATTCATCTGAGCGGAACGGACTGGTTAAAGAGATCAAGCATGAAGTGGATACCTATCAAAGCACTTTCAACCAGTATCTTTCAGCAAAGGAAAAAGAAAAAGAATCAATCAAGAATGCTGGTAAAAACGGAAAGATCCTTGTCGAAGGCTTAGGGACATTGCTGCAAAATGCCAATGAAAGAGAAGACAGTTTCCTGATTGCCATGGTGCAAAAAAGCAGGGCTGCACTATTTGAGGCTAGACTGATCAACTCCATATATATTTTTAAAAGTCAGCAAAAAACCGATGCGGAGAAAGCAATCAGCCTTCTCGTCGAATTTGAAAAAAGCATCGGGGATATCCAGAACGTCCTCTACTCCCCTTCTGATCTCGGTCTCATCAATGAGCTTAATGAAAACAACAAGCAGTACGTTCTACATACCAAAAAAATCATCGAAGCAAATATGGGACAGGTTGCGGCAAAACAAAAGCTTGATTCCCTCGGCCCCCTCACAGCACAACACATAGAAGACCTTAAGCTTTCCATCATGGAAGAACAGGATGAACTCGGACCCGAAATGCAGACAACCATTGCCGCAGCAGTGGACAATATGACTGTCATGTCCGCATTGACCCTGCTCGCCGGGGCTGTGCTGGCATTTTTCATTGCCCGGAGTATCACCGTTCCATTGGCAAAAGCTCGAACTTTCGTACAGGAACTGTCAAACGGAAATCTCAGTTGCGATATGGGAGTGGATCAAAAAGACGAAGTAGGCATGATCTGTAAAGACATGGCTAAGGTCGGCACCACTTTGAACTCGGTCATGTCTGAAATAGACACAACCATCACCGGGATTGAAGAAGGAAAAATTGACAGTCAGGCGGACAACAGCGGATTCCGGGGCAGCTATGCAGACCTCATTGACCGCACCAATCTGGCAATGAATGTAATGAGGTCTTTCATTGATGCCGTACCGATGCCGGTAATGACCATAGACCGCGAAATGAACGTACTGTTCATGAACAAACCCGGCACAGAACTGCTTGGAACATCTCTTGATAAACTTAAAAAAAGCAAATGTTCCAATGCACTAAATACCGCAGACTGCGGAACTGAAAAATGCGCCTGCTCCAAATCTTTTACTTCCCGCAAGGCTGAGACCGGTTCAACCACATTGGACACTCCCAGCGGAAAACTGGACATGGACTACTTCGGCGTGCCCATTGAAAAGGACGGCAACGTTGTCGGTGCCATTGAAGTAATCCTTGATCAGACCGCTGTTCGAGAAGCGCAGCGGAAGATGCAGGATGTGGCAGAACGAACCCAAGCCATTTCCGAACAGCTCTCTTCCGCCAGTGAAGAGCTGGCCGCGCAGGTGGAGCAAATCAGCAACGGTTCCGAAATTCAGCATGAGCGGATCACTGAAACCGCCACTGCCATGGAACAGATGAACAGTACCATATTAGAAGTTGCCCGCAGTGCATCAAGCGCATCAGGCAAAAGCATCGAAGCCAAGCAGCAGGCTGAAGAAGGGGCGCAGATTGTCTCCCAGTCAGTGCGTTCTATCACCGAGGTTAGTACTATCGCCGATGACCTGCGCTCTAGCATGGAAAATCTCGGCAAACAGACTGAGTCCATCGGCACAGTCATGGATGTGATTTCCGACATTGCCGACCAGACCAACCTGCTGGCCCTCAACGCCGCAATTGAAGCGGCCCGAGCCGGAGAAGCCGGTCGCGGATTCGCCGTGGTTGCTGACGAAGTCCGCAAACTTGCTGAAAAGACCATGTCTGCCACCCACGAGGTGGGCAGTAACGTGGAATCCATCCAGCAGGCCATGCGTACCAATATGCGGGAAGTCGAAAATGCGGTCAGTGCAGTTGAACAGACCACGGAACTGGCAGCCAGGTCCGGATCATCTCTTGATGCTATTGTCAGCACGGTTGAATACAGCGCAAGTCAGGTGGAAGGAATCGCTACAGCCTCTGAAGAGCAATCCAGCGCATCTGAACAGATTAATAGCGCAATCAGCGAAATCAATAACATCACCCGAGAAACATCTGACGGTATCCGCCAGTCCG
- a CDS encoding ABC transporter substrate-binding protein, which translates to MNTKINYILTICITLFSLNSANLCHAGEKLILSGIESPRSKITFQILREAYSSLGIEVEFKPYPILRSTHSAHSGAVDGELFKVSGVDKKFPSLIKVPVPIDHLDLMVMVRQGSQVEPTWKNLRDLRVGHFRGIFFIENKIATEGIQNAKELETNEQLIKMLSRKRLDAVLIARIAAMMTLKKIQADDVTILSQPLEITPMYHYLNIKHAALVPSITKALEQMSKNDRIKEIRNKILKQELGNHD; encoded by the coding sequence ATGAACACAAAAATCAATTACATATTAACAATTTGCATAACCTTGTTCTCCCTGAACTCGGCAAATTTATGTCACGCAGGCGAAAAACTGATACTGTCTGGAATCGAATCTCCACGCTCAAAAATAACTTTCCAAATTCTGCGTGAAGCGTACTCTTCTCTGGGAATTGAAGTCGAATTCAAACCATATCCCATATTACGCTCAACACATTCAGCCCATTCAGGTGCAGTGGACGGGGAACTTTTCAAGGTCAGTGGAGTAGACAAAAAGTTCCCGAGCCTTATTAAGGTCCCCGTTCCGATTGATCATCTGGATTTAATGGTGATGGTCCGCCAAGGTTCACAAGTAGAACCTACATGGAAAAATTTGCGCGATTTGAGGGTTGGCCACTTCAGAGGCATTTTTTTCATTGAAAATAAAATTGCCACTGAGGGCATCCAAAACGCTAAAGAACTTGAAACCAACGAACAACTTATAAAAATGCTCAGCCGCAAAAGGCTTGATGCAGTACTGATTGCCCGTATTGCCGCAATGATGACATTAAAAAAGATTCAAGCTGATGATGTGACAATACTCTCTCAACCTCTCGAAATAACACCAATGTACCATTATCTTAATATCAAGCACGCTGCACTGGTTCCAAGTATTACAAAAGCCTTAGAACAAATGAGCAAAAACGACCGAATCAAAGAAATTAGAAACAAAATACTCAAACAGGAACTCGGGAACCACGACTAG
- a CDS encoding M48 family metalloprotease: MGGKNKAGSISRRQALKLAAGGTLGILSGCAINPVTGQQQLMLVSEQQEIQMDRQNSPHQFSADYGAVQDSRVNNYITRVGISLSSSSHRPDMPYSFRCVNANYVNAYAFPGGSIACTRGILVTLENEAELAALMGHEIGHVNARHTASRMSSSIAVQGIVAVGVGVAATQDSRLVPLAAGLGGIGAGMLLASYSRSDERQADSLGMAYMDNAGYDPEGMVGLMDELNKLHKSKPSFVQQMFASHPMSSERYATAVKKRDTVYADNHGKLLRERYMDNIASIRRIKTAIVEMQKGEGAMGKKSYHEAEDHFSKALRIAPNDYAGLLLMSKCQLAQGKARKGLQYAQRAKDRYPQEAQAMHITGMLSLENRKFKQALSNFDAYEKKLPGNPMTTFYKGVSYEALGNRDMAANEYYRFLKVNNQGNYAKHAYDRLIGWGYLQ, from the coding sequence ATGGGCGGTAAAAATAAAGCAGGATCAATTTCCAGAAGACAGGCCCTGAAACTGGCTGCCGGGGGAACTCTCGGTATTTTGAGCGGATGTGCCATCAACCCGGTTACCGGACAGCAGCAGCTTATGCTGGTTTCCGAGCAACAGGAAATCCAGATGGACCGCCAGAATTCACCGCATCAATTTTCTGCGGACTATGGCGCGGTACAGGATAGCCGGGTCAACAATTACATAACCCGTGTGGGAATCTCCCTTTCTTCCAGCAGTCACAGGCCGGACATGCCTTACTCTTTCCGCTGCGTGAATGCCAACTACGTCAATGCCTATGCCTTTCCCGGCGGAAGCATCGCCTGCACCCGCGGAATTCTGGTCACCCTTGAAAACGAAGCAGAACTTGCCGCGCTCATGGGCCATGAGATTGGACATGTCAACGCCCGTCACACTGCCTCACGCATGAGTTCATCCATCGCAGTGCAAGGCATTGTGGCTGTCGGCGTGGGTGTTGCCGCAACACAGGACAGCCGCCTTGTGCCGCTGGCAGCCGGACTGGGCGGAATTGGAGCAGGAATGCTTTTGGCGAGCTACTCCCGCTCGGACGAACGGCAGGCGGACAGCCTCGGTATGGCTTACATGGATAATGCGGGCTACGATCCTGAAGGCATGGTCGGGCTTATGGACGAGTTGAATAAACTGCATAAGAGCAAACCATCTTTCGTACAGCAGATGTTCGCCTCCCACCCCATGAGTTCAGAAAGATATGCCACCGCAGTAAAAAAACGGGATACCGTTTATGCCGACAACCACGGCAAACTTCTTCGCGAACGGTACATGGACAACATCGCCTCGATTCGTAGAATCAAAACCGCCATTGTGGAAATGCAAAAAGGTGAAGGGGCCATGGGCAAAAAGAGTTACCATGAAGCTGAAGACCATTTTTCAAAAGCCCTGCGCATCGCGCCCAATGATTATGCCGGACTGCTGCTCATGTCCAAATGCCAACTCGCACAGGGCAAAGCCAGAAAAGGTTTGCAATACGCCCAGCGAGCCAAGGACCGTTATCCACAAGAAGCGCAGGCCATGCACATAACCGGAATGCTCAGTCTTGAAAACCGCAAATTCAAACAGGCCCTTTCCAATTTTGATGCATATGAAAAGAAACTTCCCGGCAACCCCATGACGACTTTTTACAAGGGAGTCTCATACGAAGCCCTCGGTAATCGTGACATGGCCGCCAATGAATACTACCGTTTCCTCAAGGTGAATAATCAAGGGAACTATGCAAAACATGCATATGACCGGCTGATCGGCTGGGGATATCTGCAATAA
- a CDS encoding ATP-binding cassette domain-containing protein, with product MNIPLKEESSGEIPVLEFKNVSFNWPGGKGLRDVSFAVPAGQFVLISGPSGAGKSTLLRLAVRLEEVGQGEIFLSGEPVQSYFPPELRTRIGFVQQTPTVLPGTVRDNLLMPFTLDVRKGSSVPSDDDLAYWLERLALGDVALDSEASDLSVGQRQRLCLIRSVLPKPIAICFDEPTSALDRESRERVERVAEELAAEGITVLMVNHTSYHPSCPHMHLTVSEGKVEVLS from the coding sequence GTGAATATTCCCTTGAAAGAGGAATCATCAGGAGAGATACCTGTTCTCGAATTTAAAAATGTTTCCTTCAATTGGCCGGGCGGTAAGGGATTGCGCGATGTTTCTTTCGCCGTACCCGCAGGACAGTTCGTGCTTATCTCCGGTCCTTCCGGTGCCGGGAAGTCGACCCTGCTGCGTCTGGCTGTGCGGCTGGAAGAGGTCGGGCAGGGGGAAATCTTTTTAAGTGGAGAGCCTGTGCAATCCTACTTTCCCCCTGAATTGCGGACCAGGATCGGTTTTGTGCAACAGACTCCTACTGTGCTGCCCGGTACAGTGCGCGATAATTTGCTTATGCCGTTTACCCTTGATGTCAGAAAGGGGAGCAGTGTTCCTTCGGACGATGATCTGGCTTATTGGCTGGAAAGGCTGGCTCTTGGTGATGTCGCGCTGGACAGTGAAGCTTCTGATCTTTCCGTGGGGCAGCGTCAGCGTCTTTGTCTGATTCGTTCGGTTCTGCCGAAACCGATCGCGATCTGTTTTGATGAACCCACCAGCGCCCTTGACCGGGAAAGCCGGGAGCGGGTGGAGAGAGTTGCCGAAGAGCTGGCGGCTGAAGGGATCACTGTACTTATGGTTAATCATACCAGCTACCATCCAAGTTGTCCGCACATGCATCTGACGGTTTCTGAAGGCAAGGTGGAGGTTCTTTCATGA
- the fetB gene encoding iron export ABC transporter permease subunit FetB translates to MNSAFISITWVQLLIALSLVSVSGFLSIYYKLKLEKDLAVGVVRSFVQLLTMGYLLKILFGLNSAVLVLALYLAMTFFSVHIIHGRVKEKNISYLMPTGLAVMFSYSLVTILVTKVVIGAQPWWDPQYFIPIGGMIAGNSMNSLALSLERFFSELKSRRDEVEMLLCLGADYKEATAEIFRDALRAGMIPAINSLMGVGLVFLPGMMTGQILAGADPEEAVRYQIVVMFMLVSSTALSSIIVLLLVRKRCFSSAMILLAGRKAGK, encoded by the coding sequence ATGAACAGTGCTTTTATTTCCATCACCTGGGTGCAGCTGCTGATTGCCCTGAGTCTTGTATCAGTTTCCGGGTTCCTTTCCATTTATTATAAGCTCAAGCTGGAGAAGGATCTGGCTGTCGGGGTCGTCCGTTCCTTTGTACAATTGCTGACCATGGGCTACCTGCTCAAAATCTTGTTCGGGCTGAACAGTGCCGTATTGGTTTTGGCTCTTTATCTGGCTATGACTTTTTTCTCGGTCCACATCATCCACGGGAGGGTTAAGGAAAAGAACATTTCCTACCTCATGCCCACCGGACTGGCGGTCATGTTCAGTTATTCGTTGGTGACTATTCTGGTGACTAAAGTGGTTATCGGTGCCCAGCCTTGGTGGGACCCCCAGTATTTTATACCCATTGGAGGTATGATTGCCGGTAATTCCATGAACTCACTGGCTCTTTCACTTGAAAGGTTTTTTTCCGAACTTAAAAGCCGCCGGGATGAGGTGGAGATGCTGCTTTGCCTCGGGGCGGATTACAAGGAAGCTACAGCTGAAATTTTCCGTGATGCCCTGCGTGCGGGTATGATTCCAGCCATTAATTCCCTGATGGGTGTAGGGCTGGTTTTTCTGCCCGGCATGATGACCGGACAGATTTTGGCCGGGGCCGACCCTGAAGAGGCGGTCCGTTACCAGATTGTGGTTATGTTTATGTTGGTGTCTTCCACGGCCCTTTCTTCTATCATTGTACTTTTGCTGGTCCGCAAACGTTGTTTCTCGTCGGCAATGATTTTGCTTGCCGGTAGGAAAGCAGGGAAATAG
- a CDS encoding diguanylate cyclase: MSEQFQKLFANNSLCKQFIEVSPDAIVITDAEGTVLGGNSRAARLFGYLDKSAIPHNVNGSYKSAADRSRMLDMLSSGQHVQDFETELLDRRGNSFVASISVSVMDVEGHMVLVSILRDISGRKKSEAKLLEGEKAARLNESRFEALSTLAGMAEYSLDKLYDFALEAAVMITGSEIGYIYFLNEDESELRLYAWSRSVMPQCSVESIPDAYHVADVGVWGEAIRQRRPMILNDYAACEGKKGLPQGHVPIKRHMNVPLFDEGKIVLLVGVGNKEDEYGDEDVRQLSLLMEGMWNIVRRKEADEALRQAYVEMECKVEERTAELSSALADLRQINSEIEQEVEQRRIFEKKLRQFERIIAVSPDMISLVDSEYRYVMVNRSYEKRFNKPSEFFVGKSVSEVVGHDVFEKHSKPMIDSALAGGTTNFEAWLELPSIGKRFFSVTYHPVESTVDGDRLVSITAHDITEQKEMLEEVKRLASTDYLTGASNRRSFMDRAETELDRLARYGGELYLMMLDIDHFKNVNDTYGHSVGDIVLKELVKCCISTLRTSDVFGRLGGEEFAALLVHGSVESAMQVAERLRAAIEDLEVHAGNHVVKFTVSIGLTMVCADEDIEVALKHADNCLYQAKEQGRNRVVSYCRMTD; encoded by the coding sequence TTGAGTGAGCAATTTCAGAAGCTATTTGCCAATAACAGCCTGTGCAAACAATTCATAGAAGTCTCTCCTGATGCAATTGTAATTACCGATGCTGAAGGAACTGTGCTTGGCGGGAATTCGCGTGCTGCACGGTTGTTCGGCTATTTGGATAAAAGTGCAATCCCCCACAATGTTAACGGCAGTTACAAGTCCGCTGCGGATCGGTCCAGAATGCTCGACATGCTTTCCTCCGGGCAGCATGTGCAGGATTTTGAAACCGAACTTCTGGATCGTAGAGGGAATTCTTTTGTTGCCAGCATCAGTGTCTCGGTTATGGATGTCGAAGGGCATATGGTACTTGTGTCCATTCTCAGGGATATTTCAGGGCGCAAAAAATCTGAAGCAAAGCTGTTGGAGGGTGAGAAGGCGGCCCGGTTGAACGAAAGCAGGTTCGAGGCTCTTTCCACTCTTGCGGGGATGGCCGAATATTCCCTGGATAAGCTCTATGACTTTGCTCTGGAAGCGGCGGTCATGATCACCGGAAGCGAGATCGGATATATCTATTTTCTTAATGAGGATGAATCGGAACTCAGACTTTATGCCTGGTCGCGCAGTGTTATGCCCCAATGCTCGGTGGAGTCCATTCCCGATGCCTACCACGTGGCCGATGTGGGCGTCTGGGGAGAGGCCATCAGGCAACGCCGTCCTATGATTCTTAATGATTATGCTGCTTGTGAAGGCAAGAAGGGGCTTCCGCAGGGGCATGTTCCCATTAAGCGCCATATGAATGTTCCTCTGTTTGATGAAGGTAAAATTGTTTTGCTTGTGGGCGTCGGGAACAAGGAAGATGAGTATGGTGATGAGGATGTTCGTCAGTTGAGCCTGCTCATGGAGGGCATGTGGAATATTGTCCGGCGCAAGGAAGCGGATGAGGCTTTGCGGCAGGCCTATGTGGAGATGGAATGCAAGGTGGAAGAGCGTACAGCGGAACTGAGTTCAGCCCTTGCGGACCTTAGGCAGATCAATTCGGAGATAGAGCAGGAAGTTGAGCAGCGTCGGATTTTTGAGAAAAAACTCCGCCAGTTTGAAAGGATAATCGCGGTCAGTCCCGATATGATTTCCTTGGTCGATTCAGAATATCGTTATGTGATGGTGAATCGTTCCTATGAGAAAAGGTTCAACAAGCCAAGTGAATTTTTTGTAGGCAAATCAGTGTCTGAGGTTGTCGGGCATGATGTTTTTGAAAAACATTCAAAGCCCATGATTGATTCAGCTCTTGCTGGTGGTACAACAAATTTTGAAGCATGGCTTGAATTGCCATCTATTGGGAAACGTTTTTTTTCAGTTACCTATCATCCGGTAGAATCAACTGTTGACGGGGATAGGTTGGTCAGTATTACAGCCCACGATATAACTGAGCAGAAAGAGATGCTTGAAGAGGTCAAGAGACTTGCCAGTACTGATTATTTGACCGGTGCCAGCAACAGACGTTCCTTTATGGATCGCGCGGAAACCGAACTGGATCGTCTGGCGCGATACGGCGGCGAACTTTACCTGATGATGCTGGACATTGACCACTTTAAGAATGTCAACGACACTTACGGACACAGCGTGGGGGATATTGTTCTCAAGGAGCTGGTCAAGTGCTGCATTTCCACCCTGCGGACTTCTGATGTTTTCGGGCGTTTGGGGGGAGAGGAGTTTGCAGCCCTGCTGGTTCACGGGAGCGTAGAATCAGCTATGCAGGTGGCTGAAAGGTTACGTGCGGCTATTGAAGATTTGGAGGTTCATGCCGGAAATCATGTTGTAAAATTTACTGTGAGTATCGGCCTTACCATGGTTTGTGCCGATGAAGATATTGAAGTGGCTCTGAAGCATGCGGATAACTGTTTGTATCAGGCCAAGGAGCAGGGCCGCAACCGGGTTGTATCATATTGCCGGATGACAGATTAA